From a region of the Paenibacillus segetis genome:
- a CDS encoding 3-oxoacyl-[acyl-carrier-protein] synthase III C-terminal domain-containing protein — MTEAHDNNKEIQGIAKGVKINTVAFYQPDHKVDNQYYIDRYDGLGVDVRGLIESLGKDIRYIIDNEDENAVTMAIIAAKSALDKAGLLAEDIDMILFVSQTPEYLIPTNALKIHAAIGGKLTTSCFDLNGNCAGILVAVEQACRNIIANKYVNRVLVVGADYISTHSLGEPIFDCNFADSALAVIVERAEGTGFIDSEYQTDTSVIDNALFPANGLSSWGKPEDGPRMKFEPFDTSAPVKVAVASIERLLERNGLTKDDVASYYLSQFAPGNIEGVIEGLGVDKNKALYIGDKYGYTSTNSPFTALYEAIETGKVSRGDYIVMWTVGAGWQNVSLLFQY; from the coding sequence ATGACTGAAGCTCACGATAACAACAAAGAAATTCAAGGTATTGCTAAAGGGGTCAAAATTAACACTGTTGCTTTCTATCAACCAGATCATAAGGTTGATAATCAATACTATATCGACCGTTACGATGGTTTAGGTGTCGATGTTCGAGGACTCATTGAATCTCTCGGTAAAGATATTCGATATATTATTGATAACGAAGATGAGAATGCTGTAACTATGGCTATTATTGCTGCTAAATCTGCTCTGGATAAGGCAGGGCTCCTTGCTGAAGATATTGATATGATTCTTTTCGTATCTCAAACTCCTGAGTATCTTATTCCTACAAACGCTCTTAAGATTCACGCTGCTATCGGTGGTAAGCTTACCACATCTTGCTTCGACTTAAACGGTAACTGCGCTGGCATTCTTGTTGCCGTCGAACAAGCATGCAGAAATATTATCGCTAACAAATATGTTAATCGTGTACTTGTTGTAGGAGCCGACTACATCTCAACTCATAGTTTAGGAGAACCTATCTTCGATTGTAACTTTGCTGATTCAGCTCTTGCTGTTATTGTTGAGCGAGCAGAAGGAACCGGGTTCATCGATTCTGAATATCAAACAGACACATCTGTAATTGATAATGCATTATTCCCTGCAAATGGGCTTTCTAGCTGGGGTAAACCTGAGGATGGCCCTCGGATGAAGTTTGAACCGTTCGATACTAGCGCACCTGTGAAAGTCGCTGTAGCTTCAATCGAAAGGTTGCTAGAACGTAACGGACTGACAAAAGATGATGTAGCCAGTTACTATTTATCTCAATTCGCTCCTGGTAACATCGAAGGTGTTATCGAAGGGTTGGGTGTCGATAAGAATAAAGCTCTCTATATTGGTGACAAATACGGATACACTTCGACTAACAGTCCCTTCACCGCACTGTACGAGGCTATTGAAACTGGTAAAGTTTCACGTGGCGACTATATTGTCATGTGGACTGTCGGTGCAGGTTGGCAGAACGTGAGCCTTCTGTTCCAGTATTAA
- a CDS encoding glycoside hydrolase family 16 protein, with protein sequence MCPGWGNGEQQFYTDHANNLYIDEFGLNLCARRETIEQDGRVFAYTSARLDTKDHLSFCYGKLIVRAKCPVGQGVWPAIWLLPQEQAYGPWPASGEIDIMEAKGRLPQHISGTLHYGKDWDHKITDEFSYQLENGTINEFHDYALEWDANSIRWLVDGHCFAERSLQPGITPFDEPFYLVLNLAVGGWYDNVAVDEAALPAIMTVSGIWLYQS encoded by the coding sequence ATATGCCCGGGTTGGGGCAACGGAGAACAGCAGTTTTATACGGATCATGCTAATAACCTGTATATCGATGAATTTGGCTTAAACCTATGCGCGCGTCGCGAGACTATCGAACAGGACGGGCGGGTTTTTGCCTATACCTCGGCTCGTTTGGACACAAAGGACCACCTTTCCTTTTGCTACGGTAAGCTAATCGTACGTGCAAAGTGTCCGGTAGGACAGGGCGTATGGCCTGCCATCTGGTTACTCCCGCAGGAACAGGCTTACGGTCCTTGGCCCGCTTCCGGCGAAATCGATATCATGGAAGCTAAAGGGCGTCTACCTCAGCATATCTCTGGAACGCTGCATTACGGGAAGGATTGGGACCATAAAATCACCGATGAGTTCTCCTATCAACTTGAAAACGGAACAATTAACGAATTCCATGATTACGCATTGGAATGGGATGCCAACTCCATAAGGTGGCTGGTAGATGGACATTGCTTCGCCGAGCGTAGTCTTCAACCGGGCATAACACCCTTTGACGAGCCCTTTTATCTGGTGCTCAACCTTGCCGTGGGCGGATGGTATGACAATGTCGCAGTGGATGAAGCTGCATTGCCGGCGATAATGACGGTCTCAGGGATATGGCTGTATCAATCGTAA
- a CDS encoding VanW family protein — MAYLLLILLQNHDGDKVINDKLSVTQEGKIISTINRNAHTFPVFPLLDIDKYDKWVNELDRKTYREATNARINNNEQIVSGQNGFKLNRIEFLKRYYEYLYGIGPASVEVPMYPVYPEVDAELLASLRSKQISNYVTYYNSSNKDRSHNIALAAKAINSTVIFPGETFSFNQVVGIRTTGKGYRRASVIVRGELSEGVGGGICQVSSTLFNAVDRAGLNILKRYSHSRHVTYVPPGRDATVSWGGPDFVFKNAYNQPILIRAFAGGGSMSVTLFSSDVIEFSSRKVPSMSNRLPEEINDPSPKPANVKE, encoded by the coding sequence ATGGCTTATCTCCTGCTTATACTTTTGCAAAACCACGATGGTGACAAGGTTATTAATGATAAACTTAGTGTCACCCAAGAGGGGAAAATCATTTCCACGATCAACCGAAATGCCCACACCTTTCCCGTGTTTCCTTTGCTTGATATAGACAAATATGACAAGTGGGTAAACGAATTGGATCGGAAAACATACAGGGAAGCAACCAATGCCCGAATTAACAACAACGAACAAATCGTGTCCGGGCAAAATGGATTCAAACTTAACCGCATAGAGTTTTTGAAACGATACTATGAATATCTCTACGGCATCGGTCCGGCATCGGTCGAAGTCCCCATGTACCCGGTATATCCCGAGGTGGATGCGGAGCTTCTTGCTTCGCTACGATCTAAACAGATCAGCAATTATGTGACTTATTACAACTCCAGTAACAAAGACCGTTCCCATAATATTGCTTTAGCGGCCAAAGCGATTAATAGCACTGTAATTTTTCCGGGAGAAACCTTTTCATTTAACCAGGTGGTCGGAATCCGAACGACGGGGAAAGGATATAGACGGGCGAGTGTAATCGTGCGGGGCGAATTATCCGAAGGTGTAGGCGGAGGCATCTGCCAAGTATCTTCAACATTATTTAACGCGGTCGATCGGGCCGGTCTAAATATATTGAAACGGTATTCCCACAGCCGTCATGTGACTTATGTTCCTCCGGGTAGGGACGCGACAGTTAGCTGGGGCGGTCCGGACTTTGTATTTAAAAATGCATATAACCAGCCGATTTTAATTCGGGCGTTTGCAGGTGGAGGAAGTATGTCTGTTACCCTATTTTCCTCTGATGTGATTGAATTCTCCTCTAGAAAGGTACCGAGTATGTCAAATCGGCTTCCAGAAGAAATCAATGACCCTTCTCCAAAACCTGCTAACGTTAAAGAGTAA
- a CDS encoding carbohydrate ABC transporter permease, translating to MDRRRRFQRIGLFEVCNTLLMLAVCFITLYPMWFVLVNSLNSPQQAMLGTVNWFPKELSLASYSVVLNDKSLMHGFYITTLRTVIATVVHVLFTAIVAYGLSKSNLVGRKVYLKIALITMLFSGGLIPTFILMTKLGLYNNFWVFIIPAMYSFFNMVIFMSFFRTIPDSLEESAKVDGASDYGVLFRIVLPNSMAVIATIALFSAVYNWNDYYQGVIYIRSQDLLPMQTILYKIIAENSMSFMQQQAMAQFGARLPGNSIKFASMMVATLPILVFYPFIQRYLVKGVMIGAIKG from the coding sequence ATGGATAGACGCAGAAGATTTCAACGCATCGGATTATTTGAAGTGTGTAATACCCTGCTGATGTTGGCGGTTTGCTTTATAACGCTGTACCCGATGTGGTTTGTACTCGTAAACTCGCTCAATTCGCCACAGCAGGCCATGCTGGGAACGGTCAATTGGTTTCCAAAGGAATTATCGCTAGCTAGTTACAGTGTTGTGTTAAATGATAAAAGTCTGATGCACGGTTTTTACATAACCACGCTACGTACGGTGATTGCGACAGTGGTGCATGTGTTGTTTACCGCCATTGTGGCATACGGATTGAGCAAGTCCAATCTGGTTGGCCGCAAGGTGTATCTCAAAATCGCCTTGATTACGATGTTATTTTCAGGCGGGTTGATTCCCACTTTTATCCTAATGACAAAGCTGGGCCTATACAATAATTTTTGGGTATTCATCATTCCTGCCATGTACAGCTTTTTCAATATGGTTATATTCATGAGTTTCTTTCGTACCATCCCCGACAGCCTGGAGGAATCTGCGAAGGTAGATGGCGCTTCGGATTATGGCGTCTTGTTCAGGATTGTATTACCCAATAGCATGGCCGTAATTGCCACCATAGCGCTATTCTCAGCCGTCTATAATTGGAATGATTATTACCAGGGCGTAATTTACATCCGCTCGCAAGACCTGTTGCCGATGCAAACAATTCTATACAAAATCATTGCGGAGAACTCCATGTCTTTCATGCAACAGCAAGCTATGGCACAATTCGGCGCAAGACTACCTGGTAACTCTATCAAGTTTGCATCCATGATGGTGGCCACGTTACCTATTCTGGTGTTCTATCCCTTTATTCAGCGCTATCTGGTCAAAGGCGTGATGATTGGTGCTATTAAAGGGTAA
- a CDS encoding ArsR/SmtB family transcription factor — MNTNVMSALAEPNRMQIVELLLECPLTVGEIAERLQLRQPQVSKHLRVLSEAGIVEAKVDANRRIYRLRPDPFLELNDWLERYRVIWENRFDRLDDYLQKVQDKEKRS, encoded by the coding sequence ATGAATACTAACGTCATGAGTGCTTTGGCAGAGCCTAACCGTATGCAAATAGTTGAGCTTTTGCTGGAATGTCCGCTCACCGTTGGAGAAATCGCAGAACGGCTGCAACTACGCCAGCCGCAAGTATCCAAGCATTTACGTGTTCTAAGTGAGGCAGGGATCGTGGAGGCCAAAGTAGACGCGAATCGACGGATCTATAGGTTGCGACCGGACCCTTTTCTAGAGTTGAACGATTGGCTTGAGCGCTATCGCGTTATCTGGGAGAATCGGTTCGACCGACTGGATGACTATTTGCAGAAGGTCCAGGACAAGGAAAAACGTAGCTGA
- a CDS encoding sensor histidine kinase yields the protein MKYLLGKIRKHYRNARISQKLFLAFSIMIVIPAILVSFLFIRMQETQLYKDAMATGSSHVSRLNEQLRSRMDILENASSTALTQKSFVDFIHTNMRGDGLRLVKFRQNQFEQMHNIIQSHEMISELSFYVDNPNLYEIWPEIYHYDKFWPQDYWSTLRDEGGAAFRLFAFKDGEHTLSYYRLVRLQGQQQKLPTIMEVRSQHSMFFSDLLQESGGDFFSVVMDGTNPSRSVYNPQHVFSKNAGEELDEILGNIHRQLDVLNQNSPIKVHVGDQTYYALYRYIAPLNAYVVDIASHQALMQGPRSWYAIVVAITLFVLLLIMLLVSHTTQRIFRRLDSVLSSMRQVRKGQLDAKIVTGLDENETGDEIDEVAINYNKMLDEIKRLMTQVVDKQLIAKNAQLHSLHSQINSHFLYNALESIRMQAEVQHQPAIAGALVSLGSQLRYSMQWRSDTVALSEELANIQSYIQFINFMEGGSIVLKADLPPEVLSYTIPKMCLQPIVENSVHHAAPSGGSVRIQITVRVEDDSLLLIEIFDNGAGVDPELLTSLQAVLRGDSDTPIVASKNGLGLENVHKRLQLHYGKGCGLWIDSVQGSYTCVTLRLPWENVNLGGW from the coding sequence ATGAAATATCTGCTAGGAAAAATAAGGAAGCACTACCGCAATGCCCGCATATCTCAAAAGTTGTTTCTAGCTTTTAGCATAATGATTGTCATACCTGCCATTTTGGTATCCTTTTTATTTATCCGCATGCAGGAAACCCAACTATATAAAGACGCTATGGCCACCGGCAGCAGTCATGTCTCACGGTTGAACGAACAGCTACGCAGCAGAATGGATATACTTGAAAACGCTTCATCTACCGCGCTGACTCAAAAGTCATTTGTAGATTTTATTCATACTAATATGCGTGGGGATGGCCTACGTCTCGTTAAATTTAGGCAAAATCAGTTTGAGCAGATGCATAATATCATCCAAAGCCATGAGATGATTAGTGAGCTCAGCTTTTATGTCGATAACCCAAACCTTTATGAAATCTGGCCCGAGATTTACCATTATGACAAGTTTTGGCCTCAGGATTACTGGTCAACCCTTCGAGATGAAGGCGGTGCTGCATTCCGTTTATTTGCTTTTAAAGACGGTGAGCATACGCTATCCTACTATCGTCTGGTACGCCTTCAGGGGCAGCAACAGAAACTCCCTACTATTATGGAAGTTCGATCACAACACAGCATGTTTTTCAGTGACTTGCTTCAGGAGAGCGGGGGAGACTTCTTTTCTGTTGTGATGGACGGAACGAATCCCTCCCGATCTGTATATAATCCACAGCATGTGTTTTCTAAAAATGCAGGAGAGGAACTGGACGAGATCCTTGGCAATATACATAGGCAGCTTGATGTGCTGAATCAGAATAGCCCTATTAAGGTGCATGTAGGAGATCAAACTTACTACGCGCTGTACCGCTATATCGCTCCACTTAACGCTTATGTGGTGGATATTGCTTCTCATCAAGCGCTGATGCAGGGTCCGCGAAGCTGGTATGCAATTGTGGTAGCGATTACATTGTTCGTGCTACTGCTGATCATGCTGCTGGTATCACACACCACCCAGCGCATTTTTCGCCGGTTAGACAGCGTGTTATCATCTATGCGTCAGGTAAGGAAAGGCCAACTGGATGCAAAGATTGTTACCGGCCTTGATGAAAACGAAACCGGTGACGAAATCGACGAAGTGGCCATCAACTACAATAAAATGCTGGACGAAATCAAACGATTGATGACGCAGGTGGTGGATAAGCAGTTGATTGCCAAAAACGCACAGCTGCACTCGCTGCATTCGCAGATCAATTCACACTTTTTGTATAACGCGCTGGAATCTATTCGTATGCAAGCGGAGGTTCAACATCAGCCCGCTATCGCCGGTGCATTGGTATCGCTAGGTTCGCAGCTTCGCTATAGCATGCAGTGGCGTAGCGATACTGTTGCCCTCAGTGAGGAGCTTGCCAACATACAAAGCTATATTCAATTCATCAACTTTATGGAAGGTGGCAGCATTGTATTGAAGGCGGATCTCCCCCCAGAGGTACTTAGCTATACCATTCCTAAAATGTGCTTGCAGCCCATCGTTGAAAATTCCGTTCATCACGCGGCGCCTTCGGGCGGCAGTGTACGCATACAAATTACCGTAAGGGTGGAGGATGACAGCTTGCTGCTGATCGAGATATTTGATAACGGCGCGGGTGTCGACCCGGAATTGCTGACCAGTTTGCAGGCTGTACTGCGAGGCGATTCGGATACACCGATCGTAGCCAGCAAGAACGGACTAGGCCTGGAAAACGTACATAAACGCCTGCAACTTCATTATGGTAAAGGCTGCGGTCTTTGGATTGACAGTGTGCAGGGATCCTATACCTGTGTAACCTTACGGTTGCCTTGGGAAAATGTGAATCTTGGAGGATGGTAG
- a CDS encoding response regulator, which yields MINILVVDDQKHIRDGLQAMLRQFPLQLDNIYCATGGIEALQILRQHSIQLVITDIMMPDMDGLTLMAQTKEERIKVDYLIISGYSDFSYAQKAIGLGAKGYLLKPVKREDLQSAVEHVWQEIRTRQVLSLNMEHISRRAQETDRKELCMFMQGAVNDEAWIRQTQQQNPELWQGYRLCLLREELRINQPGVSNAHGMESIAYQVYGRQGCICLQHRPYLILAVDAVIDTEALPTALKAGQIDAITAMTEPQQGLMGLPGSYTQVLELYRHSYLFPEKRCVLREHTQRLERQWELPHEKLYALFQLIGTKNSGQLIQEISMLFHKNVLQRYHIQYTEQLCRAMVQMLEEYERVIRPYMGEEALDIDCLRNLFDYPGIREYIQALQQQVLRLNQFYYEYKCSYRNSQDLNEAIRFIHESYHKPLDLAMVSNHVSLNYAYFSNLFKKNVGKGFTEYLRDVRLDKARRLLSETDHKIVEVAAMVGYESYKSFTRAFRDVMDMQPTEYRQMMRRKQEREGKYRETAL from the coding sequence ATGATAAATATTCTGGTTGTTGACGATCAAAAGCACATACGCGATGGACTTCAGGCCATGCTACGTCAATTTCCTCTTCAGCTTGACAACATTTACTGTGCCACCGGTGGGATCGAGGCGTTACAAATATTGCGTCAACACAGCATTCAGCTGGTGATTACCGATATCATGATGCCGGATATGGATGGACTTACGCTAATGGCACAAACCAAAGAAGAACGCATCAAGGTGGATTACCTGATTATCAGCGGATATAGCGATTTCTCCTATGCCCAAAAAGCCATTGGGCTTGGAGCAAAGGGCTACCTGCTCAAGCCTGTGAAGCGGGAGGATCTGCAATCCGCGGTAGAGCATGTATGGCAGGAGATAAGGACAAGGCAGGTACTCTCGCTTAATATGGAGCATATATCCCGTCGCGCTCAGGAGACAGACCGCAAAGAACTGTGTATGTTTATGCAGGGCGCGGTGAACGATGAGGCGTGGATACGCCAAACCCAGCAGCAAAATCCAGAGCTATGGCAAGGCTACCGCCTATGCCTGCTGCGGGAGGAACTAAGGATTAACCAACCAGGGGTTAGTAATGCCCATGGCATGGAATCCATTGCCTACCAGGTATATGGCAGGCAGGGGTGTATTTGCCTACAACATCGCCCGTACCTGATTCTCGCAGTTGATGCAGTCATAGACACAGAAGCTTTGCCTACCGCACTTAAAGCAGGACAAATAGATGCCATCACTGCCATGACCGAACCACAGCAAGGATTAATGGGGCTGCCCGGCAGCTATACACAAGTGTTAGAGCTGTACCGCCACAGTTACTTGTTTCCAGAAAAGCGCTGTGTTCTGCGGGAGCATACCCAACGGCTGGAGCGGCAGTGGGAACTTCCCCATGAGAAGCTATATGCTCTTTTCCAGTTAATTGGCACCAAAAACAGCGGGCAACTCATTCAAGAAATTTCCATGCTTTTCCACAAAAATGTGCTGCAGCGCTATCACATCCAATACACTGAGCAGCTATGCCGCGCCATGGTGCAGATGCTAGAGGAATATGAACGTGTGATCCGCCCCTATATGGGGGAAGAGGCGCTGGATATAGATTGTTTGCGAAATCTTTTCGATTATCCGGGGATTCGCGAATATATTCAAGCGCTACAACAACAGGTGCTTCGACTGAATCAATTTTATTATGAATATAAGTGCAGCTATCGCAACTCGCAGGACTTGAATGAAGCCATCCGCTTTATACACGAAAGTTATCATAAACCGCTAGACCTTGCGATGGTATCCAACCATGTGTCGCTTAATTACGCCTATTTTTCAAACTTGTTCAAGAAGAATGTCGGCAAAGGATTTACTGAATACTTACGCGATGTGCGCCTGGATAAAGCTCGGCGACTGCTGTCCGAAACCGATCATAAAATAGTCGAGGTGGCCGCAATGGTAGGGTATGAGAGTTATAAAAGTTTTACACGAGCATTTCGGGATGTGATGGACATGCAGCCCACTGAGTATCGGCAGATGATGCGGCGGAAGCAAGAAAGAGAGGGGAAATACCGAGAGACAGCGTTATAA
- a CDS encoding SRPBCC domain-containing protein, translating to MVSKVEGNVLILEREFNAPRELVFQAFTQAEHLKQWWGPRGWTIPVCHVDFREGGVWHYCMKCEDKNLGEFYGMESWGKAVYHEIVVPEKIVYVDYFSDAEGNVAEDMPQTLVTLTFVETDTGTKIINRGEYATPEGLKQVMDMGMLQGITETWDRLVEHLESIQKDI from the coding sequence ATGGTTTCCAAGGTTGAGGGCAATGTGCTTATTTTAGAGCGTGAATTCAATGCCCCTCGTGAACTTGTTTTCCAAGCATTCACGCAAGCAGAACATCTAAAGCAATGGTGGGGGCCGAGAGGCTGGACGATTCCGGTATGCCATGTTGATTTTCGTGAAGGCGGGGTTTGGCATTATTGCATGAAGTGCGAGGACAAGAACTTGGGAGAATTCTATGGTATGGAATCATGGGGTAAGGCAGTTTACCATGAAATCGTCGTGCCGGAGAAGATTGTGTATGTGGATTATTTCTCTGATGCGGAGGGTAACGTGGCGGAGGATATGCCGCAAACGCTCGTGACGCTGACCTTCGTTGAGACGGATACGGGAACAAAGATAATTAACCGTGGTGAATATGCTACACCTGAAGGGTTAAAACAGGTGATGGATATGGGCATGCTGCAGGGCATCACAGAAACATGGGATAGACTAGTTGAGCATTTGGAGTCGATCCAGAAGGACATTTAA
- a CDS encoding ABC transporter permease — protein MFQNRTGQIKTFFRQWQLQSMVIPGIIWMIIFCYLPMLWLIIAFMDFSIARPMLESPFVGLKHFQAFLTDDRFWRSIRNTLGMSSIKLVLGFPIPILFALMLNEIRSIRFKRTVQTISYLPHFIAWTIFGGIMLNWLGEGGMINQLMMALGLQEREILFNSEPSYFWWITYFSDTLKETGWGAIIYIAAMAGIDPGLYEAAELDGANRWKRMWHITIQSIRPTIAILFILAVSGILGSNFEQIFMLKNNMNLKMAESLDLYIYNMGLVSGRHSFSTAVLFARSIVALGLLFLANYTSKKLTGDSIY, from the coding sequence ATGTTCCAAAATAGGACAGGACAAATAAAGACATTTTTTAGACAATGGCAATTGCAAAGCATGGTAATCCCAGGCATTATCTGGATGATTATTTTCTGTTATCTCCCCATGCTTTGGTTGATCATTGCATTTATGGACTTCAGCATCGCGAGGCCCATGCTGGAATCACCCTTTGTGGGACTGAAACATTTTCAGGCCTTTTTGACAGATGACCGGTTTTGGCGCTCGATCCGCAATACCTTGGGGATGAGCAGTATCAAGCTGGTGCTAGGTTTTCCAATCCCTATCTTATTTGCCTTGATGCTTAATGAAATAAGAAGCATTCGATTTAAGCGTACGGTACAAACCATTTCGTACCTACCGCACTTTATTGCCTGGACGATATTTGGCGGCATCATGCTCAATTGGCTGGGCGAGGGTGGTATGATCAACCAATTGATGATGGCACTTGGACTCCAGGAGCGAGAAATTCTGTTTAATAGCGAACCTTCATACTTTTGGTGGATTACCTATTTCTCCGATACGCTAAAAGAAACCGGTTGGGGTGCCATCATTTACATAGCTGCAATGGCCGGTATTGATCCGGGGTTATACGAAGCTGCGGAGCTTGATGGAGCAAATCGCTGGAAGCGTATGTGGCATATTACCATTCAGAGCATTCGTCCAACCATCGCCATTTTGTTTATCCTCGCGGTCAGCGGGATACTCGGCAGTAACTTTGAGCAAATCTTTATGTTGAAGAACAACATGAACCTGAAGATGGCGGAAAGTTTAGATTTGTATATCTATAACATGGGCTTGGTATCTGGGCGCCACTCCTTCTCAACTGCCGTTCTGTTTGCTCGCTCCATTGTGGCACTAGGGTTGTTGTTTCTGGCTAATTACACATCCAAAAAGCTTACGGGCGATAGCATTTATTAA
- a CDS encoding extracellular solute-binding protein — protein sequence MKRNFIKQGMAIVLAGILTLGLVACNSSSSVSETKPTSEPADSTQQPTSELTLNPDEPAWKLDTSPVDLTWFVGANWYAHTWGESLTSKYVTEKTGVNIKLEVPSGEANEHITLMMTSGELPDLISMGSWETAVKKLWEGDHVYALNELAEKYDPYFFKVAGDGTLKWYRQENGNTYGVPNDSYSPNLMHETGMTAANQTFLVRKDLYEDMGKPDLSTPEGFLGALQLLKDKYSEYKGQPISPFFAQGNVPYGMTEYLHNLLAVPYEKDGKVYDRFTDPDYITWLKTFRTAYERGLINVDFLVDSDSQVEEKTNNARYFMQIREWTGMTAVNPLLAASGNPDSYYIAVDGPQNSKGDSAKLFPGNMDGWMVTMISKSTKNPERAMRFLTYLASEEGQRDLFLGKEGETWDMVDGKPQLNAEMIKLSETDIEKMEKEYGIMDTYWMMRNPVIINQWRPEKAPVIKQMEEFSNLQADIDSGLYKGLDPLGDSEVAVAWSRISQNWEEVMPELITAKDEATFDKIFESFLDRRENYGFDKVMEYRQTELDVRKAKMAE from the coding sequence ATGAAACGTAACTTCATCAAGCAAGGCATGGCCATAGTTCTAGCAGGAATCCTGACGCTAGGGTTGGTCGCGTGTAACAGTTCTAGTTCTGTAAGTGAAACTAAACCTACCTCAGAGCCTGCGGATAGTACGCAGCAACCGACGAGTGAATTAACACTGAACCCAGATGAGCCTGCATGGAAGCTGGATACCAGTCCTGTGGACTTAACATGGTTCGTAGGCGCAAACTGGTATGCCCACACCTGGGGGGAAAGTTTGACCTCCAAGTATGTAACGGAAAAAACAGGCGTCAACATCAAACTTGAAGTGCCCTCGGGCGAAGCAAATGAGCATATTACCCTGATGATGACCTCAGGAGAGTTGCCGGATTTGATTTCGATGGGCTCGTGGGAAACCGCTGTCAAAAAGTTGTGGGAAGGCGACCATGTGTATGCCTTGAATGAATTGGCTGAAAAGTATGATCCCTATTTCTTCAAGGTGGCGGGTGACGGTACACTGAAATGGTATCGTCAAGAAAATGGCAATACTTATGGCGTTCCGAATGATTCTTACAGCCCCAACCTGATGCATGAAACTGGCATGACAGCCGCCAACCAAACCTTTTTAGTAAGAAAAGATCTGTATGAGGATATGGGCAAACCGGACTTAAGCACCCCAGAGGGCTTTCTGGGTGCACTACAATTATTAAAGGATAAGTATTCCGAATATAAGGGCCAGCCTATCAGCCCCTTCTTTGCACAGGGGAATGTTCCTTACGGGATGACCGAGTACCTGCATAATCTACTGGCTGTTCCATATGAAAAGGACGGCAAAGTATACGATCGCTTTACCGATCCGGATTACATCACCTGGCTGAAAACCTTCCGCACTGCTTATGAGCGTGGGCTGATTAATGTAGATTTTCTAGTGGATTCTGATAGTCAAGTAGAGGAAAAAACGAATAACGCCCGTTATTTTATGCAGATTCGCGAGTGGACTGGCATGACTGCTGTCAACCCTTTACTAGCCGCGAGTGGTAACCCAGATTCTTACTACATCGCAGTGGATGGACCGCAGAACAGCAAAGGTGATAGCGCCAAACTGTTCCCCGGCAACATGGACGGCTGGATGGTTACGATGATTAGCAAATCTACCAAAAACCCTGAACGAGCAATGCGCTTTTTGACCTATCTGGCCAGTGAAGAAGGCCAAAGGGATCTATTCCTTGGCAAAGAAGGCGAAACGTGGGACATGGTGGATGGCAAGCCGCAGTTGAATGCTGAAATGATAAAACTGTCAGAAACCGATATTGAGAAGATGGAAAAGGAATACGGTATCATGGATACCTACTGGATGATGAGAAACCCTGTAATCATCAATCAGTGGAGACCAGAGAAAGCTCCTGTCATTAAGCAAATGGAGGAATTCTCTAATCTACAGGCCGATATTGACAGCGGCCTTTACAAAGGCTTAGATCCACTAGGTGATTCTGAAGTGGCGGTAGCCTGGTCACGTATTTCTCAAAATTGGGAGGAAGTGATGCCGGAGCTGATTACCGCGAAGGATGAAGCGACTTTTGATAAAATATTTGAGAGTTTCCTTGATCGCCGGGAAAATTACGGCTTTGACAAGGTGATGGAATACCGCCAAACCGAACTGGATGTTCGAAAAGCTAAAATGGCGGAATAA